From a single Micromonospora sp. WMMD1102 genomic region:
- a CDS encoding cytochrome ubiquinol oxidase subunit I → MDALDVARWQFGVTTVYHFLFVPLTIGLSVLVAILQTRWHRTGEQRYLRLTKFYGKLFLINFAMGVVTGIVQEFQFGMNWSDYSRFVGDVFGAPLAIEALLAFFLESTFLGLWIFGWDRLPRRIHLATIWAAALGSTLSAYFILAANSWMQNPVGYRINPDTGRAELTDIVAVLTNKVTLVTFPHTIAGCFLVAGSLMVAVAVWHLRRPAGEATADDTGRAGAAEDRVDAAAGEDRAAFRFAARFGAWVTLAAAVAVVITGDLQGKIMTQVQPMKMAAAEALYDTEAPASLSVFTVGSLDGSRELFALKIPYLLSVLGTGDPNGEVRGINDLQAQYVAEYGPGSYTPVIPVTYWSFRFMIGFGLAAAAIAALVLWTHRRDRTPNSRWLLRAGLVMPVLPLAANCFGWIFTEMGRQPWVVFGEMLTRDGVSRSVSLAEVLTSFTAFTLVYATLAVVEVRLLIRYARAGLPDTSPPPQPEADTDTDTDDENRPLAFAY, encoded by the coding sequence GTGGACGCGCTCGACGTCGCCCGATGGCAGTTCGGTGTCACCACCGTCTACCACTTCCTCTTCGTGCCGCTGACCATCGGGCTGTCGGTACTCGTCGCGATCCTGCAGACCCGCTGGCACCGTACGGGGGAGCAGCGCTACCTGCGGCTGACCAAGTTCTACGGCAAGCTCTTCCTGATCAACTTCGCCATGGGCGTGGTCACCGGCATCGTGCAGGAGTTCCAGTTCGGGATGAACTGGAGCGACTACTCCCGCTTCGTCGGCGACGTCTTCGGCGCCCCGCTGGCGATCGAGGCCCTGCTCGCGTTCTTCCTCGAATCCACCTTCCTCGGCCTCTGGATCTTCGGCTGGGACCGGCTGCCCCGGCGGATTCACCTGGCGACCATCTGGGCCGCCGCGCTCGGCTCGACCCTCAGCGCGTACTTCATCCTGGCCGCGAACTCCTGGATGCAGAACCCGGTCGGCTACCGGATCAACCCCGACACCGGCCGCGCCGAACTCACCGACATCGTCGCCGTACTCACCAACAAGGTCACCCTGGTCACCTTCCCGCACACCATCGCCGGCTGCTTCCTGGTCGCCGGGTCGCTGATGGTCGCGGTCGCCGTCTGGCACCTGCGCCGCCCCGCCGGAGAGGCCACCGCCGACGACACCGGCCGGGCCGGCGCGGCGGAGGACCGGGTCGACGCCGCGGCGGGGGAGGACCGCGCCGCGTTCCGGTTCGCCGCCCGGTTCGGCGCCTGGGTCACCCTCGCCGCCGCGGTCGCCGTAGTGATCACCGGCGACCTGCAAGGCAAGATCATGACGCAGGTGCAGCCGATGAAGATGGCCGCCGCCGAGGCGCTCTACGACACCGAGGCACCCGCCTCGCTCTCCGTGTTCACCGTCGGCAGCCTGGACGGCAGCCGGGAACTCTTCGCCCTCAAGATCCCGTACCTGCTCTCGGTGCTCGGCACCGGTGACCCGAACGGCGAGGTCCGGGGGATCAACGACCTCCAGGCCCAGTACGTCGCCGAGTACGGCCCCGGCAGCTACACCCCGGTCATCCCGGTCACCTACTGGAGCTTCCGATTCATGATCGGCTTCGGGTTGGCCGCCGCCGCGATCGCCGCCCTGGTGCTCTGGACGCACCGCCGCGACCGCACCCCGAACTCCCGCTGGCTGCTCCGGGCCGGCCTGGTCATGCCGGTCCTGCCACTGGCCGCGAACTGCTTCGGCTGGATCTTCACGGAGATGGGCCGGCAGCCGTGGGTCGTCTTCGGCGAGATGCTCACCCGCGACGGCGTCTCCCGCAGCGTCTCCCTGGCCGAGGTGCTCACCTCGTTCACCGCCTTCACCCTGGTCTACGCCACCCTCGCCGTCGTCGAGGTCCGGCTGTTGATCCGGTACGCCCGCGCCGGCCTGCCCGACACCAGCCCACCGCCGCAGCCCGAAGCCGACACCGACACCGACACCGACGACGAGAACCGCCCGCTCGCCTTCGCCTACTGA
- a CDS encoding lysophospholipid acyltransferase family protein: METTTARPWRAPRFWLFLQVLARGVVGLLARLRVSGDVPDELRHGPLILAANHINPFDPVVLTAACRVRRIAPRIMATGGVFRAPVVGAAMRASGHIRVDRRTPSVGVALEQAAAAVTRGSVVLVYPEGRIGLDPGMWPERGKTGTARLAFASGATVVPVAQWGAHEVLPYTAPAGMLRAVARAILRRPVIRVHFGPPVDLAGIDPTSPGAAARATEKIIEALTVALVPLRPDEPGLPRHVDATRPTETRRQHRRSRPDGSTS, encoded by the coding sequence ATGGAGACCACCACCGCCCGACCCTGGCGCGCCCCTCGCTTCTGGCTCTTCCTCCAGGTACTCGCCCGAGGCGTGGTCGGGCTGCTCGCCCGGCTGCGGGTCAGCGGCGACGTGCCGGACGAGCTGCGGCACGGCCCGCTGATCCTGGCCGCCAACCACATCAACCCGTTCGACCCGGTGGTGCTGACCGCCGCCTGCCGGGTACGCCGGATCGCCCCCCGGATCATGGCCACCGGCGGAGTGTTCCGGGCCCCGGTCGTCGGCGCCGCGATGCGGGCCAGCGGACACATCCGGGTCGACCGGCGTACCCCGAGCGTCGGAGTCGCCCTGGAGCAGGCCGCGGCGGCGGTCACCCGCGGCTCGGTGGTGCTCGTCTATCCCGAGGGGCGGATAGGGCTCGACCCCGGCATGTGGCCCGAACGGGGCAAGACCGGCACGGCCCGGCTCGCCTTCGCCAGCGGCGCCACAGTGGTGCCGGTCGCCCAGTGGGGCGCCCACGAGGTCCTCCCGTACACGGCACCGGCCGGGATGCTCCGGGCGGTCGCCAGGGCGATCCTGCGCCGACCGGTGATCCGGGTGCACTTCGGCCCGCCCGTCGACCTGGCCGGCATCGACCCGACCAGCCCCGGCGCCGCCGCCCGGGCCACCGAGAAGATCATCGAGGCGCTCACCGTCGCCCTGGTGCCGCTGCGCCCGGACGAACCCGGCCTGCCCCGGCACGTCGACGCGACCCGACCGACGGAGACCCGCCGGCAGCACCGGCGCAGCCGCCCCGACGGCTCGACGTCCTGA